From a single Hippopotamus amphibius kiboko isolate mHipAmp2 chromosome X, mHipAmp2.hap2, whole genome shotgun sequence genomic region:
- the LOC130842012 gene encoding zinc finger protein 281, producing the protein MAFSQKYLLQRHEKIHSHEKPFGCDQCSMKFIQKYHMERHKRTHSGEKPHKCDTCQQYFSRTDQLLKHRRRCGEALAKGAPGAEPGSSGSHGGVGSLAALSQGSTSSSRRKAKSKGLAVENKEPKTGKASESHVPSSINMQTYSVEMPAVSSGGGILGSGLDELQKRVPKLIFKKGSRKSTDKNDLNFVSPLPDIVGQKPLSGKPGGSLGIVSNNSVETISLLQGAGGKQGQIGSSYDDAMQFSKKRRYLPTASSNSAFSVNVGHMVSQQSVIQSAGVGVLDSEALLSLMDSPALNADIKSCHDKSGIPDEVLQSILDQYSSKSESQKEDPFSIAEPRVDLHASGEHSELVQEENLSPGTQTPSNDKASMLQEYSKYLQQAFEKSTNAGFTLGHGFQFVSLSSPLHSHTLFPEKQIYTTSPLECGFGQSVTSVLPSSLPKPPFGMLFGSQPGLYLSALDATHQQLTPSQELDDLIDSQKNLETSSAFQSSSQKLTSQKEQQKNLESSASFQIPSQELASQIEPQKDVEPRTTYQIENSAQAFGSQFKSGSRVPMTFVTNSNGEVDHRARTSVSDFSGYTDMMSDVSEPCSARVKTPTSQSYR; encoded by the coding sequence ATGGCCTTCAGCCAGAAGTACCTGCTGCAGCGGCACGAGAAGATCCACAGCCACGAGAAGCCCTTCGGCTGCGACCAGTGCAGCATGAAGTTCATCCAGAAGTACCACATGGAGAGGCACAAGCGGACGCACAGCGGAGAAAAGCCACACAAGTGTGACACTTGCCAGCAGTATTTCTCAAGGACGGACCAGCTGCTGAAGCACAGGCGCAGGTGCGGCGAGGCCCTGGCGAAGGGGGCGCCCGGCGCGGAGCCGGGGTCGTCCGGCAGCCACGGCGGCGTGGGCAGCCTGGCCGCGTTGTCTCAGGGAAGCACGAGTTCCTCCAGGAGGAAAGCCAAGTCCAAGGGCCTGGCCGTGGAAAACAAGGAGCCCAAGACCGGGAAAGCCAGTGAGTCCCACGTGCCGAGCAGCATAAACATGCAGACGTACTCGGTGGAGATGCCCGCCGTGTCCTCCGGTGGGGGCATCCTCGGCTCCGGCCTGGACGAGCTCCAGAAGAGGGTGCCCAAACTCATCTTCAAGAAGGGCAGCAGGAAGAGTACCGACAAAAACGACCTGAATTTTGTGTCGCCGCTACCAGACATCGTGGGACAGAAGCCCTTGTCCGGGAAACCAGGTGGCTCCCTTGGCATCGTGTCAAACAACAGCGTGGAGACCATCAGCCTTCTCCAGGGTGCAGGTGGCAAGCAAGGTCAGATAGGCAGCAGCTACGATGATGCCATGCAATTCTCTAAGAAGAGAAGGTACTTACCCACCGCCAGCAGCAACAGTGCCTTTTCCGTGAACGTGGGACACATGGTCTCCCAGCAGTCCGTCATTCAGTCCGCGGGCGTCGGCGTCTTGGACAGTGAGGCCCTGTTGTCCCTTATGGACTCCCCGGCCCTGAATGCGGACATTAAGTCTTGTCACGACAAGTCGGGAATTCCTGATGAGGTTTTACAGAGTATTTTGGATCAGTACTCCAGCAAGTCGGAGAGCCAGAAGGAGGATCCTTTCAGCATAGCAGAACCACGTGTGGATCTGCACGCCTCAGGAGAACACTCAGAACTGGTTCAGGAAGAGAATTTGAGCCCCGGCACCCAGACTCCTTCGAATGACAAGGCGAGCATGTTGCAAGAATACTCCAAATACCTCCAGCAGGCTTTTGAGAAATCCACGAATGCAGGTTTTACTCTGGGACACGGTTTCCAGTTTGTCAGTCTGTCCTCACCTCTCCACAGCCACACTTTATTTCCGGaaaaacagatatacactacATCTCCTTTGGAGTGTGGTTTCGGCCAGTCTGTTACCTCAGTGTTGCCATCTTCGTTGCCAAAGCCTCCTTTTGGGATGTTGTTTGGGTCTCAGCCAGGTCTTTATTTATCTGCTTTGGATGCCACACATCAGCAGTTGACACCTTCCCAGGAGCTGGATGACCTGATAGATTCTCAGAAGAACCTAGAGACTTCTTCAGCCTTCCAGTCCTCATCTCAGAAACTGACTAGCCAGAAGGAACAACAGAAGAACTTAGAGTCCTCAGCAAGCTTTCAGATTCCATCTCAGGAGTTAGCTAGCCAGATAGAGCCTCAGAAGGACGTAGAGCCTAGAACGACGTACCAGATTGAGAACTCCGCGCAAGCGTTTGGCTCTCAGTTCAAGTCGGGCAGCAGGGTGCCAATGACCTTTGTCACTAACTCTAACGGAGAAGTGGACCATAGAGCAAGGACTTCAGTGTCAGATTTCTCAGGGTACACAGACATGATGTCCGACGTTAGTGAGCCGTGCAGTGCCAGAGTAAAGACCCCCACCAGCCAGAGCTACAGGTGA